Proteins found in one Megalobrama amblycephala isolate DHTTF-2021 linkage group LG5, ASM1881202v1, whole genome shotgun sequence genomic segment:
- the grem2a gene encoding gremlin-2 translates to MFWKLAIPAILAWTLFVSTETKKPRPQGSIPSPYKLKGNDLSSPSHALASLPQHTSAQRQKGKHVMLSSSREALVVTERKYLKSDWCKTQPLRQTVSLEGCLSRTVINRFCYGQCNSFYIPRHLTSQTSHRSRKTSTPDHHTSFQSCAFCRPSRITTVTVRLHCPGLQPPYRQRKVQRIKQCKCVSVNVSAAY, encoded by the coding sequence ATGTTCTGGAAGCTGGCAATACCTGCCATTTTGGCATGGACCCTTTTTGTATCCACGGAGACCAAAAAACCACGCCCTCAAGGTTCCATACCCTCCCCTTACAAGCTAAAAGGCAATGATTTGTCATCACCATCCCACGCACTTGCGTCATTGCCCCAGCACACATCAGCACAACGACAGAAGGGTAAACACGTCATGCTGTCGTCGAGTCGTGAGGCACTGGTGGTCACTGAGAGGAAGTACCTGAAGAGCGACTGGTGCAAAACACAGCCATTACGTCAGACGGTGAGCTTGGAGGGCTGTCTGAGCCGAACTGTCATCAACCGGTTCTGCTATGGCCAGTGTAACTCTTTCTACATCCCACGCCACCTGACGTCTCAAACCTCACATCGAAGTCGGAAAACATCCACGCCAGACCACCACACTTCATTCCAGTCCTGTGCGTTCTGCCGGCCAAGCCGGATAACCACGGTTACCGTACGGCTTCACTGCCCTGGGCTGCAGCCGCCATACCGGCAACGGAAGGTGCAACGGATCAAGCAGTGCAAATGTGTGTCTGTTAATGTCAGTGCTGCATACTGA